The Populus trichocarpa isolate Nisqually-1 chromosome 2, P.trichocarpa_v4.1, whole genome shotgun sequence genome has a window encoding:
- the LOC7478853 gene encoding ethylene response sensor 1, translating to MESCDCIDMQWPHEELLVRYQYISDVLIAFAYFSIPIELIYFVQKSAFFPYRWVLMQFGAFIVLCGATHFINLWTFSMHSKAVAVVMTVAKVACAIVSCATALMLVHIIPDLLSVKTRELFLKNKAEELDREMGLILTQEETGRHVRMLTHEIRSTLDRHTILKTTLVELGRTLGLEECALWMPSRTGLNLQLSHTLNYQIQVGSSVPINLPIVNEVFSSAHAVRIPYNCPLARIRPLFGRYLPPEVVAVRVPLLHLSNFQINDWPELSAKSYAVMVLILPTESARKWRDHELELVEVVADQVAVALSHAAILEESMRARDQLMEQNVALKSARREAEMAIHARNDFLAVMNHEMRTPMHAIIALSSLLLETGLTTEQRAMIETVLKSSNLLAVLTNDVLDLSRLEDGSLDLDLKTFNLHELFREVVGLIKPIASVKKLSMTLIMAPDLPACAVGDEKRLTQTILNVVGNAVKFTKEGYVSIVVSVAKPDSLRDWQPPEFYPMTSDGHFYLRVQVKDSGCGVLPQDVPHLFTKFAQPQSGSSRSNGGAGLGLAICKRFVTLMKGHIWIESEGLDKGTVTTFIVKLGLCNNPDDPSVHQAASRGRANHGSGDLIGHKPLFRDVDWVASSNPRYQRSL from the exons ATGGAGTCCTGTGACTGTATCGATATGCAATGGCCACATGAAGAACTTCTTGTTAGATATCAGTACATATCGGATGTTTTAATTGCCTTCGCATACTTCTCCATTCCCATCGAGCTAATATACTTTGTACAAAAATCAGCATTCTTTCCGTACAGATGGGTGCTTATGCAGTTTGGTGCCTTCATTGTTCTTTGTGGAGCGACCCACTTTATAAATCTGTGGACGTTCTCGATGCATTCAAAAGCTGTTGCTGTGGTGATGACTGTTGCAAAAGTTGCTTGTGCTATTGTATCATGTGCAACTGCTTTGATGCTTGTCCACATTATTCCTGATCTACTGAGTGTTAAAACCAGGGAATTATTTCTCAAGAACAAGGCTGAAGAACTTGATAGGGAGATGGGCCTTATTCTCACACAGGAAGAAACTGGAAGGCATGTTAGAATGCTGACTCATGAAATTAGAAGCACACTTGACCGACATACTATATTGAAAACCACTCTTGTTGAGCTGGGTAGGACCTTAGGCCTCGAGGAATGTGCGTTGTGGATGCCTTCAAGAACTGGTTTGAATCTGCAACTTTCTCACACCCTGAACTACCAAATACAAGTGGGATCTTCTGTACCTATAAACCTTCCTATAGTCAACGAAGTCTTCAGCAGTGCTCATGCAGTGCGTATACCATATAACTGCCCACTGGCTAGGATCAGGCCCCTTTTTGGTAGGTACCTGCCACCCGAGGTTGTTGCTGTTCGTGTACCTCTTCTACATCTGTCAAATTTCCAAATTAATGATTGGCCTGAACTCTCTGCAAAAAGCTATGCTGTCATGGTTTTGATTCTACCAACAGAAAGTGCTAGAAAGTGGCGAGACCATGAATTGGAACTTGTTGAAGTTGTTGCAGACCAg GTAGCAGTTGCTCTTTCGCATGCTGCTATTCTTGAAGAGTCTATGCGGGCACGTGATCAGCTCATGGAGCAGAATGTTGCTTTAAAATCAGCTCGTCGAGAAGCAGAAATGGCAATACATGCTCGGAATGATTTCCTTGCTGTCATGAACCATGAGATGAGGACACCAATGCATGCAATTATTGCATTGTCTTCACTTCTTTTAGAGACTGGACTAACTACTGAGCAAAGAGCAATGATTGAGACAGTATTGAAGAGTAGTAACCTCTTGGCAGTACTTACTAATGATGTGCTAGATCTTTCAAGACTTGAAGATGGAAGCTTAGACTTAGACCTTAAGACATTTAATCTTCATGAGCTTTTCAGAGAG GTTGTTGGTTTGATAAAGCCCATTGCATCTGTTAAAAAGTTATCTATGACTTTAATTATGGCCCCAGATTTGCCTGCATGTGCAGTTGGTGATGAGAAACGGCTGACACAAACTATTCTGAATGTTGTGGGCAATGCTGTCAAGTTCACAAAGGAGGGTTATGTGTCTATTGTTGTTTCTGTTGCAAAACCAGATTCTTTGAGAGACTGGCAGCCTCCTGAATTCTACCCGATGACGAGTGATGGCCACTTCTATCTACGCGTGCAG GTTAAGGATTCTGGATGCGGTGTTCTCCCACAAGATGTCCCACACCTTTTTACTAAATTTGCTCAGCCACAAAGTGGATCTAGTCGAAGTAATGGTGGTGCAGGACTTGGGCTTGCCATCTGCAAACG ATTTGTAACTCTCATGAAGGGCCATATATGGATAGAAAGTGAAGGCCTTGACAAAGGTACAGTGACTACTTTCATTGTCAAACTTGGACTCTGCAACAATCCAGATGATCCATCTGTACACCAAGCTGCATCAAGAGGGCGAGCAAATCATGGAAGTGGAGATCTCATTGGACACAAGCCTCTGTTCAGAGATGTTGATTGGGTTGCTTCTTCCAATCCACGTTATCAAAGAAGTCTGTAG